The following coding sequences are from one Vibrio syngnathi window:
- the arsC gene encoding arsenate reductase (glutaredoxin) (This arsenate reductase requires both glutathione and glutaredoxin to convert arsenate to arsenite, after which the efflux transporter formed by ArsA and ArsB can extrude the arsenite from the cell, providing resistance.), which yields MSVVIYHNPRCSKSRQTLELLEANGVQPEVIKYLDAPLTVEQLKVLFTQLGFESVRDMMRTKEADYKEANLGDASVTDEDLFAAMATNPKLFERPVVVANNKAKIGRPPEQVLEIL from the coding sequence ATGTCTGTCGTGATTTATCATAACCCGCGCTGCTCAAAGAGCCGTCAAACTCTCGAACTGCTTGAAGCAAACGGCGTACAGCCAGAGGTGATCAAATACCTAGATGCGCCTTTGACTGTTGAACAGCTGAAAGTGCTTTTCACTCAGCTTGGTTTTGAGAGTGTTCGCGACATGATGCGTACCAAAGAAGCGGATTACAAAGAAGCGAACCTTGGTGACGCATCAGTGACTGATGAAGATCTTTTCGCTGCGATGGCAACGAATCCAAAACTGTTTGAACGCCCAGTGGTTGTCGCGAACAACAAGGCAAAAATTGGTCGTCCACCAGAACAAGTACTAGAGATTCTGTAA
- the wrbA gene encoding NAD(P)H:quinone oxidoreductase, with translation MSINILVLYYSRHGNTQALARQIARGVESIPNCEAMLRTVNNVYTVEEQPDSRYQPTDPIATLQELRSCDGLALGSPVWFGNMAGPMKHFWDSTTSLWINGDLIDKPACVFTSSSSLHGGQETTQQSMMLPLLHHGMLVVGIPYSEPALHTTQTGGTPYGASSTGESASLSKEEMELAQNLGKRLARIALNQKGISQ, from the coding sequence ATGAGCATCAACATTCTTGTTCTCTACTATAGTCGACACGGCAACACCCAAGCGCTAGCAAGGCAAATCGCTCGAGGGGTGGAATCCATCCCGAACTGCGAAGCCATGCTAAGAACGGTGAACAACGTGTATACGGTAGAAGAGCAGCCGGATTCGCGCTATCAACCAACAGATCCTATTGCGACCTTACAAGAGCTCCGTTCTTGCGATGGTTTAGCACTAGGTAGCCCAGTATGGTTTGGTAACATGGCTGGGCCTATGAAGCATTTTTGGGACAGCACAACATCACTGTGGATTAATGGCGATCTGATCGATAAGCCAGCTTGTGTCTTTACCTCTTCTTCATCGTTGCATGGCGGACAAGAGACCACACAGCAAAGCATGATGTTGCCCCTGCTTCATCACGGCATGTTAGTCGTGGGCATCCCCTACTCAGAGCCTGCACTGCACACGACTCAAACCGGTGGCACACCTTACGGTGCAAGCAGTACCGGAGAAAGCGCTTCGCTTAGCAAAGAAGAGATGGAGTTAGCGCAAAATCTAGGTAAACGCCTAGCGCGCATTGCGTTAAACCAGAAGGGAATTTCTCAATGA
- a CDS encoding DUF2069 domain-containing protein yields MMYMPDKAMSPKTKLFRYLALAGNLSLLFWVVAWQMTLSPHPHLSNVTLAIAWAIPLLLPLPGILAGKPYTHAWANFVLMLYFLHALTIMYVDGGERLLAAVELLLTTLGFAGNILFTRFRAKELGIKLKRLSEVEKKEKAKFEQ; encoded by the coding sequence ATGATGTATATGCCAGATAAGGCTATGTCTCCTAAAACCAAGCTATTTCGCTACCTTGCTTTAGCGGGCAACTTGTCGCTTTTATTCTGGGTCGTTGCTTGGCAGATGACACTTTCACCGCACCCGCATCTAAGCAATGTAACCCTGGCGATTGCTTGGGCTATACCGCTGTTACTTCCATTACCGGGAATTTTAGCAGGTAAGCCTTATACTCATGCTTGGGCGAACTTTGTTTTAATGCTCTACTTCCTACACGCGTTAACTATTATGTATGTAGACGGTGGGGAGCGCTTATTAGCGGCTGTAGAACTGCTTCTGACGACTCTAGGCTTTGCGGGCAATATTTTATTTACTCGTTTTAGAGCCAAAGAATTAGGCATCAAACTTAAACGCCTTTCGGAAGTAGAAAAGAAAGAGAAAGCCAAGTTCGAGCAATAA
- a CDS encoding DUF2066 domain-containing protein gives MRYIALLLMGLLASPSYALTQVDIFSAEVAINAEDKQPEQVARNTGMEQVLIRATGQTDVASNETIQKAMRKSAQYMSQMSFGESNDQSTLRMRFNGAQIRSLLTQAQLPYWPDTRSNILVWLVEEQNYDKNIVWEHSNSQLAAGLQTNAKERGLPLMFPVGDFDDVTGVATSDLWGSFVTPISNASQRYPVDAVLVIKAQSSGLRWTLYDQKPNQLTSAPTSPVTGSLSGNSATTSKKLVDQISNYYAGKSAVVVASESSESILTQFISLNNAQDFFQLENALKRLNSVASLDILQIQNNEVTFRIHLLSTQQEFEQEVESIRQVAKVEESYIEPEVSPEFEAQDNTMSVGDDSVSAVDAEGEGSETDSSVQVIKGSELSTGAELTSTTDVMLDESGEEELTITAPVHAKPSLVYEWVR, from the coding sequence ATGCGCTACATAGCATTGTTGTTGATGGGACTATTAGCCTCTCCGAGTTATGCCCTAACTCAAGTAGATATCTTTAGTGCTGAAGTTGCGATTAACGCTGAAGACAAACAACCAGAACAAGTGGCAAGAAATACTGGCATGGAGCAGGTATTGATACGTGCGACTGGCCAAACGGATGTCGCTTCGAATGAGACGATTCAAAAGGCGATGCGTAAGAGTGCGCAGTACATGTCTCAAATGAGTTTTGGCGAAAGCAATGACCAATCAACATTGCGCATGCGTTTTAACGGTGCCCAAATCCGTTCACTACTGACTCAAGCACAATTACCGTACTGGCCTGATACTCGCTCAAATATCCTTGTTTGGCTGGTGGAAGAACAGAACTACGACAAGAATATTGTATGGGAACACTCCAACTCACAATTAGCGGCAGGTTTACAAACCAATGCAAAAGAGCGCGGTTTGCCTTTGATGTTTCCTGTTGGTGATTTTGACGATGTAACGGGAGTGGCTACCTCGGATTTGTGGGGTAGCTTTGTCACACCGATTAGCAATGCGAGTCAACGTTACCCTGTTGATGCAGTTTTGGTGATTAAGGCGCAGTCTTCTGGATTACGCTGGACTTTGTATGACCAAAAACCAAACCAACTGACGAGCGCACCAACATCACCGGTAACGGGTTCGCTATCGGGTAACAGTGCAACGACTTCTAAGAAACTGGTTGATCAAATCAGCAATTACTACGCGGGAAAGAGTGCTGTTGTTGTAGCAAGTGAATCATCAGAGTCGATTTTAACGCAGTTTATCAGTTTGAATAATGCTCAAGACTTCTTCCAATTGGAGAATGCACTTAAGCGTCTAAACTCAGTAGCAAGCTTAGATATCCTACAAATTCAAAATAATGAAGTGACGTTCCGAATTCATTTGTTATCAACTCAACAAGAGTTTGAACAAGAAGTGGAAAGCATTCGCCAAGTCGCGAAGGTTGAAGAATCTTACATTGAACCTGAAGTGAGCCCGGAATTTGAAGCGCAAGACAACACTATGTCTGTAGGTGATGATTCAGTAAGCGCTGTTGATGCTGAAGGCGAGGGAAGTGAAACTGACTCAAGCGTTCAAGTGATTAAAGGCAGTGAGCTATCTACAGGTGCTGAGCTAACAAGTACGACTGACGTGATGCTAGACGAATCTGGTGAAGAAGAACTCACCATCACGGCACCAGTGCACGCTAAACCAAGTTTGGTATATGAGTGGGTTCGTTAG
- a CDS encoding uracil-xanthine permease family protein: MKNALQGAQMLFVAFGALVLVPLLTGLDPNVALFGAGIGTLLFQLITRRSVPIFLASSFAFIAPIMFGIQTWGVGATMGGLMAAGVVYVLMGALIKVRGVAFIHKLLPPVVVGPVIMVIGLGLAPVAVNMALGKTGDGAVQLIDADAALWISSISLLVTIVISVFSKGFLKLLPIFGGIVAGYVTSLVYGVVDFTPVAQAAWLALPNFTAPEFNINAIFFMVFVAIAPAVEHVGDMLAISNVTGKDYLKKPGLHRTITGDGVATIAASMLGAPPNTTYSEVTGAVMLTKAFNPVIMTWAAVTAIVLALVGKLGALLQTIPVPVMGGIMILLFGSIATVGLNTLIQNKVDLHKSRNLVIVGITLVFGIGGMAFGIGDFSLQGVSLCGIVAILLNLVLPEELGDNTVVDKAQID; this comes from the coding sequence ATGAAAAATGCTTTGCAAGGTGCGCAAATGCTATTTGTCGCTTTTGGTGCACTTGTATTGGTGCCCCTGCTGACAGGCCTAGATCCAAACGTAGCGCTCTTTGGTGCAGGTATCGGTACCCTTTTATTCCAACTTATTACACGCCGTTCAGTGCCAATCTTCTTAGCGTCTTCTTTTGCATTCATCGCACCTATCATGTTCGGCATTCAAACTTGGGGTGTTGGTGCAACCATGGGCGGCCTTATGGCTGCTGGTGTTGTGTATGTATTAATGGGTGCATTGATTAAAGTACGTGGTGTCGCCTTCATCCATAAACTGCTTCCCCCAGTCGTGGTTGGCCCTGTAATCATGGTTATCGGCTTAGGTCTTGCACCTGTTGCGGTAAACATGGCGCTAGGTAAAACGGGGGATGGCGCGGTTCAACTTATTGATGCAGACGCCGCGTTATGGATTTCTTCTATTTCATTACTGGTAACGATTGTCATCAGTGTGTTCTCGAAAGGCTTCCTTAAGCTACTGCCAATCTTCGGTGGTATTGTTGCGGGTTACGTAACGAGCTTGGTATACGGCGTCGTTGATTTTACCCCTGTCGCTCAAGCCGCTTGGTTAGCACTACCAAACTTCACAGCGCCAGAATTCAACATCAACGCTATCTTCTTTATGGTATTTGTAGCAATTGCACCTGCTGTTGAACACGTGGGCGACATGCTTGCTATTTCGAATGTAACCGGTAAAGACTACCTTAAGAAGCCAGGCTTACACCGCACAATTACTGGTGACGGTGTGGCAACAATTGCTGCTTCTATGTTGGGCGCGCCACCAAATACAACCTACAGTGAAGTAACGGGGGCTGTAATGCTGACTAAAGCATTCAACCCAGTGATCATGACTTGGGCAGCGGTAACAGCGATTGTTCTGGCTCTAGTAGGCAAGCTAGGCGCTCTATTACAAACGATTCCTGTTCCTGTGATGGGAGGCATCATGATCCTGCTGTTTGGTTCAATCGCAACAGTTGGCCTAAACACCCTAATTCAGAACAAAGTCGACCTACACAAATCACGTAACCTCGTGATTGTTGGTATTACTTTAGTCTTCGGTATTGGCGGCATGGCATTTGGCATCGGTGACTTTAGTCTACAAGGTGTAAGCTTATGCGGCATCGTGGCAATTCTGCTAAACCTAGTTCTTCCAGAAGAGTTAGGCGATAACACTGTAGTAGATAAAGCTCAAATCGATTAA
- the upp gene encoding uracil phosphoribosyltransferase, which yields MKVVEVKHPLVKHKIGLMREGDISTKRFRELATEVGSLLTYEATSDFETERVTIDGWNGPVEVDQIKGKKVTVVPILRAGLGMMDGVLEHMPSARISVVGIYRDEETLEPVPYFNKLASNIDERIALVVDPMLATGGSMIATLDLLKEQGCKVFKVLVLVAAPEGIAALEKAHPDVELYTAAIDEKLNDKGYIVPGLGDAGDKIFGTK from the coding sequence ATGAAAGTTGTTGAAGTGAAACACCCGCTAGTAAAACATAAAATTGGCCTGATGCGTGAAGGTGACATTAGTACTAAGCGTTTTCGTGAGCTAGCGACAGAAGTGGGTAGCCTTCTAACATACGAAGCGACATCAGACTTTGAAACTGAACGTGTAACTATTGATGGTTGGAACGGCCCAGTAGAAGTTGACCAAATTAAAGGTAAAAAGGTAACAGTAGTGCCAATCCTACGTGCAGGTCTAGGCATGATGGATGGTGTTTTAGAGCATATGCCAAGTGCTCGAATCAGTGTCGTGGGTATCTACCGTGACGAAGAAACATTAGAGCCTGTACCATACTTCAACAAGCTAGCATCTAACATTGATGAGCGTATTGCTCTAGTGGTTGATCCAATGTTAGCAACTGGCGGCTCTATGATTGCAACTCTTGACCTTCTTAAAGAGCAAGGCTGTAAAGTATTTAAAGTACTGGTACTTGTTGCTGCCCCAGAGGGTATCGCTGCACTAGAAAAAGCGCACCCAGATGTTGAGCTTTACACTGCTGCAATCGATGAGAAGCTAAACGACAAGGGCTACATTGTTCCTGGTCTTGGCGATGCTGGTGATAAGATCTTCGGTACTAAGTAG
- the purM gene encoding phosphoribosylformylglycinamidine cyclo-ligase — MSGNTSSLSYKDAGVDIDAGNALVDRIKGAVKRTRRPEVMGGIGGFGALCELPTKYKEPVLVSGTDGVGTKLRLALDLKKHDTIGIDLVAMCVNDLIVQGGEPLFFLDYYATGKLDVDTAAGVVSGIAEGCVQAGCALIGGETAEMPGMYEGDDYDVAGFCVGVVEKADIIDGTKVAAGDALIAVGSSGPHSNGYSLIRKVLEVSGADKSEELEGRTIGEHLLEPTKIYIKSALKMIAEHDIHAISHITGGGFWENIPRVLPEGTKAVIDGKSWEWPAIFNWLQEKGNVETFEMYRTFNCGVGLVVALPKDQADAAVELLKAEGENAWVIGEIANAEAGEEQVEIK, encoded by the coding sequence GTGAGTGGTAATACTTCTTCTCTAAGCTACAAAGACGCTGGTGTTGATATCGACGCAGGTAATGCACTAGTAGACCGTATTAAAGGTGCTGTTAAACGCACTCGTCGCCCTGAAGTAATGGGCGGTATTGGTGGCTTTGGCGCCCTATGTGAACTTCCAACGAAATACAAAGAGCCAGTACTTGTTTCAGGTACTGATGGTGTTGGTACTAAACTTCGCCTTGCTTTGGATCTGAAAAAACACGACACCATTGGTATCGACCTAGTGGCAATGTGTGTGAACGACTTAATCGTTCAAGGTGGTGAGCCGCTATTCTTCCTAGACTACTACGCAACAGGTAAGCTAGATGTAGATACAGCAGCAGGTGTTGTTTCTGGTATTGCTGAAGGCTGTGTTCAAGCTGGTTGTGCACTGATCGGCGGTGAAACGGCTGAAATGCCAGGTATGTACGAAGGTGATGACTACGATGTAGCTGGCTTCTGTGTTGGTGTTGTAGAAAAAGCTGACATCATCGACGGTACTAAAGTAGCTGCAGGCGACGCACTTATCGCTGTAGGCTCAAGTGGTCCACACTCAAATGGTTACTCTTTGATTCGTAAAGTTCTAGAAGTTTCTGGTGCTGATAAGAGTGAAGAGCTAGAAGGTCGCACTATCGGTGAACACCTACTAGAACCAACTAAGATTTACATCAAATCGGCACTTAAGATGATTGCAGAGCATGACATTCATGCTATCTCGCACATCACAGGTGGTGGTTTCTGGGAAAACATCCCACGCGTACTTCCTGAAGGTACTAAAGCAGTGATTGATGGCAAGAGCTGGGAATGGCCTGCTATCTTCAACTGGCTACAAGAGAAAGGTAACGTGGAGACATTTGAAATGTACCGCACTTTCAACTGTGGTGTAGGCCTAGTTGTTGCTCTACCTAAAGATCAAGCAGACGCTGCTGTTGAACTGCTGAAAGCCGAAGGCGAAAACGCTTGGGTTATCGGTGAGATCGCAAACGCTGAAGCTGGCGAAGAGCAAGTTGAAATCAAATAA
- the purN gene encoding phosphoribosylglycinamide formyltransferase, with amino-acid sequence MTHSMKNSHSMNNSHTKKNIVVLVSGSGSNLQAILDACESNMIDASVKAVFSNKAEAFGLERAKTAGVDAHSVNPKNYGSREEFDHELMIQIDAYQPDLIVLAGYMRILSSEFVRHYAGKMINIHPSLLPKYPGLHTHQRAIDAQDKEHGTSVHFVTEELDGGPVILQAKVPVFEDDDADMLASRVLTQEHCIYPMVCKWFAEDRLSMVNGKAVLDGETLGTHGYAEE; translated from the coding sequence ATGACCCACTCTATGAAAAACAGCCATTCTATGAATAACAGTCACACTAAGAAAAACATCGTCGTTTTAGTCTCAGGAAGCGGAAGTAACTTGCAAGCAATTTTGGACGCCTGCGAGAGCAATATGATTGATGCTTCAGTTAAAGCTGTCTTCTCAAATAAAGCAGAAGCTTTTGGTTTAGAGCGAGCGAAAACCGCGGGTGTTGACGCACATTCTGTGAACCCAAAAAACTATGGTTCACGTGAAGAGTTCGATCATGAATTGATGATTCAGATCGATGCTTACCAACCCGATTTAATCGTACTTGCGGGATACATGCGTATCTTGAGTTCAGAATTTGTTCGTCACTATGCCGGTAAAATGATCAACATCCACCCTTCCCTGTTACCTAAATACCCAGGCCTACACACCCACCAGCGTGCCATTGATGCACAAGACAAAGAGCACGGTACAAGCGTCCACTTTGTTACCGAAGAACTTGATGGTGGCCCTGTAATCTTGCAAGCCAAGGTGCCGGTATTTGAAGATGATGATGCTGACATGTTAGCAAGCCGAGTACTGACTCAAGAGCACTGTATTTACCCTATGGTTTGTAAATGGTTTGCTGAAGATCGTTTATCGATGGTAAACGGGAAGGCTGTCTTAGACGGTGAAACATTAGGTACACACGGTTACGCAGAAGAGTAA
- a CDS encoding class II glutamine amidotransferase yields MCELLGMSANVPTDICFSFTGLMQRGGNTGPHRDGWGITFYEGKGFRTFKDPNPSCESKIAELVQNYPIKSQAVVSHIRQANRGGVNLENTHPFTRELWGRYWTFAHNGQLTDYDDLISGRFRPVGETDSELSFCWLLKQLEDRFPEPPQDMEGMFRFVAECCDQLREKGVFNMLLSDGEYVMNYCTNHLYWITRRAPFGNASLIDEDVEINFQEETTPNDVVTVVATQPLTDNEEWFRMKPGEYALFHFGELIGNNHQALEDVAYAPKKVASQAPTEPLI; encoded by the coding sequence ATGTGTGAATTGCTCGGTATGAGCGCGAATGTGCCAACTGATATTTGTTTTAGCTTTACTGGCCTTATGCAGCGTGGAGGCAACACTGGTCCACATCGTGATGGTTGGGGTATTACTTTCTATGAGGGAAAGGGCTTTCGTACATTTAAAGATCCTAATCCTAGCTGTGAATCTAAGATCGCTGAATTGGTTCAAAACTACCCAATTAAGAGCCAAGCTGTTGTCAGTCATATCCGTCAAGCCAACCGTGGTGGCGTTAATCTAGAAAATACTCACCCTTTCACTCGTGAGCTTTGGGGACGATACTGGACCTTTGCTCACAATGGTCAACTAACGGATTATGATGATCTGATTAGTGGTCGATTCAGACCTGTCGGTGAGACGGACAGCGAACTCTCTTTCTGCTGGTTGTTGAAACAACTTGAAGACCGTTTTCCTGAACCTCCTCAAGATATGGAAGGTATGTTTCGCTTTGTCGCTGAGTGCTGTGACCAGCTACGAGAGAAAGGTGTTTTCAATATGCTGCTCAGTGACGGTGAGTACGTGATGAACTACTGTACGAACCATTTATACTGGATAACAAGACGCGCTCCTTTTGGTAACGCGAGCCTGATTGATGAAGATGTTGAGATTAACTTCCAAGAAGAAACTACGCCCAACGATGTGGTAACCGTCGTCGCAACTCAGCCTCTAACAGACAATGAAGAGTGGTTTAGAATGAAACCGGGTGAGTACGCACTGTTTCATTTTGGTGAGCTGATCGGCAACAACCACCAAGCGTTGGAAGATGTCGCTTATGCTCCGAAGAAGGTGGCAAGCCAAGCGCCAACTGAGCCATTGATCTAA
- the lpcA gene encoding D-sedoheptulose 7-phosphate isomerase — MYQDLIKSELNEAADVLNKFLSDDHNIAQIEAAAKMIADSFKQEGKVLSCGNGGSHCDAMHFAEELTGRYRENRPGFAGIAISDPSHLSCVSNDFGYDHVFSRYVEAVGRKGDVLFGLSTSGNSGNILKAIEAAQAKGMKTIALTGKDGGKMAGCADIEIRVPHFGYADRIQEIHIKIIHIVIQLVEKEME, encoded by the coding sequence ATGTACCAAGACCTAATCAAAAGTGAATTGAACGAAGCTGCTGACGTTCTGAACAAGTTCTTGAGTGATGACCATAACATTGCTCAAATTGAAGCTGCTGCAAAAATGATTGCAGATTCATTCAAGCAAGAGGGCAAAGTGCTTTCTTGTGGTAACGGTGGTTCACACTGTGATGCAATGCATTTCGCGGAAGAGCTAACAGGCCGATACCGTGAAAATCGTCCAGGCTTTGCTGGTATTGCGATTTCAGATCCGAGTCATCTGTCTTGTGTGAGTAACGACTTCGGCTACGATCACGTATTTTCTCGTTATGTAGAAGCCGTAGGTCGTAAAGGCGATGTGTTGTTTGGTTTGTCGACTTCAGGTAACTCTGGCAACATTCTAAAAGCGATTGAAGCTGCTCAAGCGAAAGGCATGAAAACCATCGCCCTAACAGGTAAAGATGGCGGTAAAATGGCAGGTTGTGCTGATATCGAAATCCGAGTACCACACTTTGGCTACGCTGACCGCATCCAAGAGATTCACATTAAGATCATCCACATTGTGATTCAGCTTGTTGAAAAAGAAATGGAATAA
- the fadE gene encoding acyl-CoA dehydrogenase FadE — MNILLSLLGMTAILGVCLYHRVSLVRALIVLTGAMVALTLFGSVAVTGWLCYLLAIAIFAIPTIRQTLISQKALSLFKKVLPAMSQTEKEALEAGTVWWEAELFKGKPEWKKLQNIADPKLSEAEQAFLDGPVNTVCEMVNDYQVTHELADLPPEVWQYLKDHKFFAMIIKKKYGGLEFSAYAQSLVLQKLTGVSSVLSSTVGVPNSLGPGELLQHYGTEEQRNHYLPRLAEGKEIPCFALTSPEAGSDAGSIPDYGVVCKGQWQGEEVLGMRLTWNKRYITLAPVATVLGLAFKLRDPEGLLGDKQDLGITCALIPTDLKGVEIGNRHFPLNVPFQNGPTQGDDIFVPIDFIIGGQKMAGQGWRMLVECLSVGRGITLPSNSTGGIKSAALATGAYARIRRQFKQPIGRMEGVEEPLARLAGNAYVMDAASNLTVAGIDLGEKPSVISAIVKYHCTHRGQRSIIDAMDIVGGKGICLGPSNFLARAYQGSPIAITVEGANILTRSMIIYGQGAIRCHPYVLSEMEAAYSESSDALDKFDSALAGHVSFTMSNLVRSLWFGLTDGRGSDAPTPSNKTDKQTQRYYQQLNRYSANLALLSDISMAVLGGSLKRKERLSARLGDILSQLYLGSATLKRFESEGSHAEDLPLVHWGMQDSLRQTEVAIDEFLANFPNPVIGRLLRVVLMPFGRIRRAPNDKLDSQVAHILQTPSETRSRIGRGQYLEATEYNPVGKIEKALEVILQAEPLFDKVCKETHQKRAFLRLDLVAQLGLEKGILTEKEAALLESAEEHRLYTINVDDFSPEELAAKTQYPDQSIDNVA, encoded by the coding sequence ATGAACATATTGCTCTCCCTACTCGGCATGACAGCCATCTTAGGCGTCTGTCTTTACCATAGAGTTAGTCTGGTCCGTGCGTTAATCGTGTTAACTGGCGCAATGGTAGCATTAACCCTGTTTGGCAGCGTGGCAGTCACTGGTTGGCTTTGTTATCTATTGGCCATTGCGATCTTTGCTATACCAACAATTCGTCAAACCCTCATTAGCCAAAAAGCACTCTCTTTGTTTAAGAAGGTTTTACCTGCAATGTCTCAGACGGAAAAAGAGGCATTAGAAGCAGGCACAGTATGGTGGGAAGCAGAGCTGTTCAAAGGCAAGCCTGAGTGGAAGAAGCTTCAGAACATTGCCGATCCGAAACTTTCTGAAGCTGAGCAAGCGTTTTTAGATGGCCCAGTGAATACCGTGTGTGAAATGGTTAATGATTACCAAGTGACACATGAACTTGCCGATTTACCACCAGAAGTATGGCAATACCTGAAAGACCATAAATTCTTCGCTATGATCATCAAGAAAAAGTATGGCGGTTTAGAGTTCTCAGCTTACGCTCAGTCGTTAGTTCTACAGAAGCTAACGGGTGTTTCTAGCGTATTATCCTCAACCGTTGGCGTCCCTAATTCGTTAGGTCCCGGTGAGCTATTGCAACACTATGGCACAGAAGAACAAAGAAACCACTACCTACCTCGCCTAGCCGAAGGTAAAGAGATCCCTTGTTTCGCACTGACCAGTCCAGAAGCAGGCTCAGACGCAGGCTCAATTCCAGATTACGGTGTGGTGTGTAAAGGTCAATGGCAAGGCGAAGAAGTATTGGGCATGCGCCTAACTTGGAACAAACGTTACATCACTCTAGCGCCTGTCGCGACCGTTTTAGGCTTGGCCTTTAAACTGAGAGACCCAGAAGGTCTGCTTGGTGACAAACAAGATCTTGGCATCACCTGTGCCCTTATCCCTACCGATTTAAAAGGCGTAGAGATTGGCAACCGCCACTTCCCACTTAACGTGCCTTTCCAAAATGGTCCGACTCAAGGTGATGACATCTTCGTGCCTATCGATTTCATCATTGGTGGTCAAAAAATGGCAGGACAAGGCTGGCGTATGCTGGTTGAGTGTCTATCGGTTGGTCGTGGTATCACACTGCCTTCAAACTCAACGGGCGGCATTAAATCGGCTGCACTGGCAACCGGTGCTTACGCTCGTATTCGTCGCCAGTTCAAACAACCTATTGGTCGAATGGAAGGAGTTGAAGAGCCGCTTGCACGCCTAGCAGGTAATGCCTACGTAATGGATGCGGCAAGTAACCTAACGGTTGCAGGTATCGATCTTGGCGAAAAGCCTTCGGTTATCTCAGCAATTGTGAAGTACCACTGTACTCACCGTGGCCAACGCAGCATCATCGATGCGATGGATATCGTCGGCGGTAAGGGCATCTGCTTAGGTCCATCAAACTTCCTCGCTCGTGCTTATCAAGGCTCACCAATTGCGATTACGGTTGAAGGCGCAAACATCCTGACTCGTTCAATGATCATCTATGGTCAAGGTGCGATTCGCTGCCATCCTTATGTTCTAAGCGAAATGGAAGCGGCTTATTCTGAAAGTAGCGATGCACTTGATAAATTTGATTCAGCATTAGCTGGGCACGTTAGCTTTACTATGAGTAATCTAGTCCGCAGCTTGTGGTTTGGTTTAACCGACGGTCGTGGTTCAGATGCACCAACACCATCCAATAAAACGGATAAGCAGACACAGCGTTACTACCAACAGCTGAACCGCTACAGTGCTAACTTAGCGCTGCTGTCTGATATTTCAATGGCAGTTCTAGGCGGTTCACTGAAACGCAAAGAGCGCCTATCTGCAAGGCTGGGTGATATCCTGAGTCAACTCTACTTAGGGTCAGCAACACTTAAGCGCTTTGAAAGCGAAGGTAGCCATGCTGAAGATCTCCCATTAGTCCATTGGGGTATGCAAGATAGCTTACGTCAAACTGAAGTCGCGATTGATGAGTTCTTAGCGAACTTCCCTAACCCTGTGATTGGTCGTCTACTTCGTGTTGTGTTAATGCCATTTGGCCGTATCCGTCGTGCACCAAACGACAAGCTGGATAGCCAAGTCGCGCACATTCTACAAACACCAAGTGAAACACGCTCTCGTATCGGCCGTGGCCAATACTTAGAAGCAACGGAATACAATCCAGTAGGCAAGATTGAAAAAGCGTTAGAAGTGATTCTTCAAGCTGAACCTCTGTTCGATAAAGTCTGCAAAGAAACGCATCAAAAACGTGCTTTCTTACGACTCGATCTTGTTGCTCAGTTGGGGCTCGAGAAAGGTATCTTAACGGAGAAAGAAGCCGCGTTATTGGAAAGTGCAGAGGAACATAGACTGTACACAATTAACGTTGATGACTTCTCACCAGAGGAACTTGCAGCAAAGACTCAGTACCCAGACCAATCGATTGATAACGTCGCTTAA